A part of Dasypus novemcinctus isolate mDasNov1 chromosome 5, mDasNov1.1.hap2, whole genome shotgun sequence genomic DNA contains:
- the ARL4A gene encoding ADP-ribosylation factor-like protein 4A: protein MGNGLSDQTSILSSLPSFQSFHIVILGLDCAGKTTVLYRLQFNEFVNTVPTKGFNTEKIKVTLGNSKTVTFHFWDVGGQEKLRPLWKSYTRCTDGIVFVVDSVDVERMEEAKTELHKITRISENQGVPVLIVANKQDLRNSLSLSEIEKLLAMGELSSSTPWHLQPTCAIIGDGLKEGLEKLHDMIIKRRKMLRQQKKKR, encoded by the coding sequence ATGGGGAATGGACTGTCAGACCAGACTTCAATCCTGTCCAGCCTGCCTTCATTTCAGTCCTTCCACATCGTTATTCTGGGTTTGGACTGTGCTGGAAAGACAACTGTATTATACAGGCTTCAGTTCAACGAATTTGTAAATACTGTACCTACCAAAGGATTTAACACTGAGAAAATTAAGGTGACCCTGGGAAACTCTAAAACAGTCACTTTTCACTTCTGGGATGTAGGTGGTCAAGAGAAATTAAGGCCGCTGTGGAAGTCATATACCAGATGCACAGATGGCATTGTGTTTGTTGTGGACTCTGTTGATGTCGAAAGGATGGAAGAAGCCAAAACTGAACTTCATAAAATAACTAGGATATCAGAAAATCAAGGAGTCCCTGTACTCATAGTTGCTAACAAACAAGACTTGAGGAACTCACTGTCTCTCTCAGAAATTGAGAAATTGTTAGCAATGGGTGAACTGAGCTCATCAACTCCCTGGCATTTGCAGCCTACCTGTGCAATCATAGGAGATGGACTAAAGGAAGGACTTGAGAAACTACATGATATgataattaaaagaagaaaaatgttgcgacaacaaaaaaagaaaagatga